From Meiothermus sp. CFH 77666, one genomic window encodes:
- a CDS encoding RES family NAD+ phosphorylase: MPFSRYFSTSTSDYLASSTSLAALEVLVHAESYADLPEYRAFPVEFNESLVAELSELPPDWQQSPAPSSTKSLGSHWASEGKSALLRVPSAVVPWEYNYVLNILHPDHSRVKIGEPRVFTFDPRLDK; this comes from the coding sequence ACTAGCACCAGTGATTATCTAGCCTCCTCCACCAGCCTGGCGGCCCTCGAGGTGCTGGTACACGCCGAGAGCTACGCCGATTTGCCGGAGTACCGCGCTTTTCCGGTGGAATTCAACGAAAGCCTGGTGGCGGAACTATCCGAGCTACCCCCCGACTGGCAGCAGAGCCCCGCCCCTTCCAGCACCAAGAGCCTGGGCAGCCACTGGGCCAGCGAGGGCAAGAGTGCGCTTTTGCGCGTACCCAGTGCGGTGGTGCCGTGGGAGTATAACTACGTGCTCAACATCCTGCACCCCGACCACAGCAGGGTGAAAATTGGCGAACCCAGGGTCTTTACTTTTGACCCCCGGCTGGACAAGTAG